From a region of the Pogona vitticeps strain Pit_001003342236 chromosome 7, PviZW2.1, whole genome shotgun sequence genome:
- the RASL10B gene encoding ras-like protein family member 10B, with the protein MVTTFKVAVLGAQGVGKSAIVRQFLYNEFNEVCVPTKARRVYLPAVVMNGHVHDLQIMDFPPITSFPVNTLQEWADVCCRGLRSVHAYILVYDICCFDSFEYVKTIRQQILETRVIGTSEAPIIIVGNKRDLQKGRVIPRWNVSNLVKKTWKCGYIECSAKYNWHILLLFSELLKSVGCARCKHVHTAIRFQGALRRNRCTIM; encoded by the exons ATGGTGACAACGTTCAAAGTGGCTGTGCTGGGTGCTCAAGGGGTCGGGAAGAGCGCCATCGTCCGCCAGTTCCTTTACAACGAGTTCAACGAGGTCTGCGTCCCCACCAAAGCCCGACGGGTCTACCTGCCCGCTGTGGTCATGAACGGCCACGTCCACGACCTGCAGATTATGGACTTCCCACCCATCACCTCTTTTCCGGTAAATACTTTGCAG GAGTGGGCCGATGTTTGCTGCCGAGGCCTCCGGAGTGTTCATGCCTACATCCTGGTCTATGACATCTGTTGTTTTGACAGCTTTGAGTATGTCAAAACCATTAGGCAGCAGATCTTGGAAACAAG GGTAATCGGCACCTCGGAGGCACCCATCATCATCGTGGGGAACAAGCGGGACCTTCAGAAAGGGAGGGTGATCCCCCGCTGGAACGTCTCCAACCTGGTGAAGAAGACCTGGAAATGCGGCTACATCGAGTGTTCGGCCAAGTACAACTGGCACATTCTCCTGCTCTTCAGCGAACTCCTCAAGAGCGTCGGCTGCGCCCGCTGCAAGCACGTGCACACCGCCATCCGCTTCCAGGGGGCCCTGAGGAGGAACCGGTGCACCATCATGTGA